The following proteins are encoded in a genomic region of Cryptomeria japonica chromosome 11, Sugi_1.0, whole genome shotgun sequence:
- the LOC131040027 gene encoding uncharacterized protein LOC131040027 isoform X4, with the protein MISLQSEPATAELTSNSKACSLNHKNQVSSMVTSACLMPTTALPQSSSSVHDSRPLGLCLRKSQSLVDLIQHNLNQNDQSSVLEQDLEENTKTKGAGAADSQQDKLKASNFPACYLKIGKWECSSVYEGDLVAKCYYAKRKLVWEVLDNGLKSKIEVQWSDITGLKANIPERGPASLHVEISRTPLFFRETNPQPRKHTLWQSTSDFTMGQASICRRHLVQFSEGVLNRHFEKLIQCDPRLKILSENTIPFSGSPFFEGQNFMLDMHRHHQYLYPGNISTSMALGSLPNEMLVPFNHSISPIVKQHNFHLIEQSDDRESTGVQPFSPNSVMDSRANDESSNSDTEELYAEDTRRHAGYKKAGMSMIFDQSILYGDRQISTTMPHSAANVESSSMVSCSNLPQCKVPGGQVPLTTANATLSEQNFLQRLSNHLFEETIPENLQATGQRKEFPGKFTQVAEERVQDKKLLSGSASQLIRMTDTHIHDSSVSTYTLSFPENSSFLYPVKEEVKISESPFMPVKMETSISSDLNSIMFSPSGNSLLHGGRPDMRRQISFRDSLDSPQVPHL; encoded by the exons ATG atatctttacaatcAGAACCAGCAACTGCAGAGTTGACATCTAATTCTAAAGCATGTAGTTTGAATCACAAGAATCAAGTCAGTTCAATGGTTACAAGTGCATGTCTAATGCCTACGACTGCATTGCCCCAGTCTTCTAGTTCAGTACATGACTCAAGGCCCCTAGGCTTATGTCTGAGGAAAAGTCAGTCATTGGTTGACCTAATACAACATAATCTAAACCAAAATGACCAATCTTCAGTTCTTGAGCAAGATTTGGAGGAGAACACAAAGACCAAAGGAGCAGGAGCTGCTGACAGTCAACAGGACAAACTCAAGGCTTCAAATTTTCCTGCATGTTATCTAAAGATTGGGAAGTGGGAG TGCTCTTCTGTATATGAAGGAGACTTAGTGGCCAAATGCTACTATGCCAAACGCAAATTGGTGTGGGAGGTTTTAGATAATGGATTGAAGAGCAAAATTGAAGTTCAGTGGTCTGACATTACAGGACTGAAAGCAAACATCCCTGAAAGAGGGCCTGCTTCTCTGCACGTTGAG ATATCAAGAACTCCTCTATTTTTCAGGGAGACGAATCCACAACCTCGAAAACATACACTTTGGCAGTCCACCTCAGACTTCACAATGGGGCAAGCTAGCATTTGCCG CCGTCACCTTGTCCAATTCTCTGAAGGTGTGTTGAATCGACACTTTGAAAAATTGATACAGTGTGATCCACGCTTGAAAATTCTCAGCGAGAACACCATACCTTTTTCTGGTTCTCCTTTCTTTGAGGGCCAGAACTTTATGCTCGACATGCATAGACATCATCAGTATCTCTACCCAGGGAATATTTCGACTTCAATGGCACTTGGCAGCTTGCCAAATGAGATGTTAGTTCCCTTTAATCATTCTATTAGTCCAATTGTGAAGCAACATAACTTTCATCTCATTGAACAATCAGATGACAGAGAATCTACAGGAGTGCAGCCATTTTCTCCAAATTCAG TGATGGACTCCAGAGCCAATGACGAAAGTAGTAATAGTGACACAGAGGAGTTGTATGCAGAAGACACTCGAAGACATGCTGGCTACAAGAAAGCAGGTATGTCAATGATATTTGACCAAAGCATTTTGTACGGAGATAGACAAATTTCTACAACCATGCCCCATTCTGCTGCTAATGTGGAATCTTCCAGTATGGTGTCATGTTCCAATCTTCCACAGTGCAAGGTACCTGGTGGTCAAGTCCCTCTGACTACAGCTAATGCTACTTTGTCTGAACAAAACTTTCTACAGAGGTTATCCAATCATTTATTTGAAGAAACAATACCTGAAAATCTTCAAGCCACTGGCCAAAGAAAAGAATTTCCTGGCAAATTTACTCAAGTTGCAGAGGAAAGGGTTCAAGATAAAAAGTTATTATCTGGAAGTGCATCACAGCTGATTAGAATGACTGATACTCATATTCATGACTCATCTGTGAGCACATACACTCTTAGTTTTCCTGAGAATTCAAGCTTCCTCTACCCTGTAAAGGAAGAAGTTAAAATTAGTGAATCGCCATTCATGCCTGTGAAAATGGAAACTTCCATTTCCTCAGACCTAAATAGTATTATGTTCTCTCCTTCAGGAAACTCGCTTCTTCATGGAGGACGACCAGATATGAGAAGACAAATTTCTTTCCGTGATTCTCTGGATAGCCCTCAGGTTCCCCATTTATAA
- the LOC131040027 gene encoding uncharacterized protein LOC131040027 isoform X1 — translation MKSFVHDMEMPQKTFCASTSFNFLEPKEEHFWVRTGDYRDGPQFKRLKSVSQISLQSEPATAELTSNSKACSLNHKNQVSSMVTSACLMPTTALPQSSSSVHDSRPLGLCLRKSQSLVDLIQHNLNQNDQSSVLEQDLEENTKTKGAGAADSQQDKLKASNFPACYLKIGKWECSSVYEGDLVAKCYYAKRKLVWEVLDNGLKSKIEVQWSDITGLKANIPERGPASLHVEISRTPLFFRETNPQPRKHTLWQSTSDFTMGQASICRRHLVQFSEGVLNRHFEKLIQCDPRLKILSENTIPFSGSPFFEGQNFMLDMHRHHQYLYPGNISTSMALGSLPNEMLVPFNHSISPIVKQHNFHLIEQSDDRESTGVQPFSPNSVMDSRANDESSNSDTEELYAEDTRRHAGYKKAGMSMIFDQSILYGDRQISTTMPHSAANVESSSMVSCSNLPQCKVPGGQVPLTTANATLSEQNFLQRLSNHLFEETIPENLQATGQRKEFPGKFTQVAEERVQDKKLLSGSASQLIRMTDTHIHDSSVSTYTLSFPENSSFLYPVKEEVKISESPFMPVKMETSISSDLNSIMFSPSGNSLLHGGRPDMRRQISFRDSLDSPQVPHL, via the exons atatctttacaatcAGAACCAGCAACTGCAGAGTTGACATCTAATTCTAAAGCATGTAGTTTGAATCACAAGAATCAAGTCAGTTCAATGGTTACAAGTGCATGTCTAATGCCTACGACTGCATTGCCCCAGTCTTCTAGTTCAGTACATGACTCAAGGCCCCTAGGCTTATGTCTGAGGAAAAGTCAGTCATTGGTTGACCTAATACAACATAATCTAAACCAAAATGACCAATCTTCAGTTCTTGAGCAAGATTTGGAGGAGAACACAAAGACCAAAGGAGCAGGAGCTGCTGACAGTCAACAGGACAAACTCAAGGCTTCAAATTTTCCTGCATGTTATCTAAAGATTGGGAAGTGGGAG TGCTCTTCTGTATATGAAGGAGACTTAGTGGCCAAATGCTACTATGCCAAACGCAAATTGGTGTGGGAGGTTTTAGATAATGGATTGAAGAGCAAAATTGAAGTTCAGTGGTCTGACATTACAGGACTGAAAGCAAACATCCCTGAAAGAGGGCCTGCTTCTCTGCACGTTGAG ATATCAAGAACTCCTCTATTTTTCAGGGAGACGAATCCACAACCTCGAAAACATACACTTTGGCAGTCCACCTCAGACTTCACAATGGGGCAAGCTAGCATTTGCCG CCGTCACCTTGTCCAATTCTCTGAAGGTGTGTTGAATCGACACTTTGAAAAATTGATACAGTGTGATCCACGCTTGAAAATTCTCAGCGAGAACACCATACCTTTTTCTGGTTCTCCTTTCTTTGAGGGCCAGAACTTTATGCTCGACATGCATAGACATCATCAGTATCTCTACCCAGGGAATATTTCGACTTCAATGGCACTTGGCAGCTTGCCAAATGAGATGTTAGTTCCCTTTAATCATTCTATTAGTCCAATTGTGAAGCAACATAACTTTCATCTCATTGAACAATCAGATGACAGAGAATCTACAGGAGTGCAGCCATTTTCTCCAAATTCAG TGATGGACTCCAGAGCCAATGACGAAAGTAGTAATAGTGACACAGAGGAGTTGTATGCAGAAGACACTCGAAGACATGCTGGCTACAAGAAAGCAGGTATGTCAATGATATTTGACCAAAGCATTTTGTACGGAGATAGACAAATTTCTACAACCATGCCCCATTCTGCTGCTAATGTGGAATCTTCCAGTATGGTGTCATGTTCCAATCTTCCACAGTGCAAGGTACCTGGTGGTCAAGTCCCTCTGACTACAGCTAATGCTACTTTGTCTGAACAAAACTTTCTACAGAGGTTATCCAATCATTTATTTGAAGAAACAATACCTGAAAATCTTCAAGCCACTGGCCAAAGAAAAGAATTTCCTGGCAAATTTACTCAAGTTGCAGAGGAAAGGGTTCAAGATAAAAAGTTATTATCTGGAAGTGCATCACAGCTGATTAGAATGACTGATACTCATATTCATGACTCATCTGTGAGCACATACACTCTTAGTTTTCCTGAGAATTCAAGCTTCCTCTACCCTGTAAAGGAAGAAGTTAAAATTAGTGAATCGCCATTCATGCCTGTGAAAATGGAAACTTCCATTTCCTCAGACCTAAATAGTATTATGTTCTCTCCTTCAGGAAACTCGCTTCTTCATGGAGGACGACCAGATATGAGAAGACAAATTTCTTTCCGTGATTCTCTGGATAGCCCTCAGGTTCCCCATTTATAA
- the LOC131040027 gene encoding uncharacterized protein LOC131040027 isoform X2 gives MKSFVHDMEMPQKTFCASTSFNFLEPKEEHFWVRTGDYRDGPQFKRLKSVSQISLQSEPATAELTSNSKACSLNHKNQVSSMVTSACLMPTTALPQSSSSVHDSRPLGLCLRKSQSLVDLIQHNLNQNDQSSVLEQDLEENTKTKGAGAADSQQDKLKASNFPACYLKIGKWECSSVYEGDLVAKCYYAKRKLVWEVLDNGLKSKIEVQWSDITGLKANIPERGPASLHVEISRTPLFFRETNPQPRKHTLWQSTSDFTMGQASICRRHLVQFSEGVLNRHFEKLIQCDPRLKILSENTIPFSGSPFFEGQNFMLDMHRHHQYLYPGNISTSMALGSLPNEMLVPFNHSISPIVKQHNFHLIEQSDDRESTGVQPFSPNSEDTRRHAGYKKAGMSMIFDQSILYGDRQISTTMPHSAANVESSSMVSCSNLPQCKVPGGQVPLTTANATLSEQNFLQRLSNHLFEETIPENLQATGQRKEFPGKFTQVAEERVQDKKLLSGSASQLIRMTDTHIHDSSVSTYTLSFPENSSFLYPVKEEVKISESPFMPVKMETSISSDLNSIMFSPSGNSLLHGGRPDMRRQISFRDSLDSPQVPHL, from the exons atatctttacaatcAGAACCAGCAACTGCAGAGTTGACATCTAATTCTAAAGCATGTAGTTTGAATCACAAGAATCAAGTCAGTTCAATGGTTACAAGTGCATGTCTAATGCCTACGACTGCATTGCCCCAGTCTTCTAGTTCAGTACATGACTCAAGGCCCCTAGGCTTATGTCTGAGGAAAAGTCAGTCATTGGTTGACCTAATACAACATAATCTAAACCAAAATGACCAATCTTCAGTTCTTGAGCAAGATTTGGAGGAGAACACAAAGACCAAAGGAGCAGGAGCTGCTGACAGTCAACAGGACAAACTCAAGGCTTCAAATTTTCCTGCATGTTATCTAAAGATTGGGAAGTGGGAG TGCTCTTCTGTATATGAAGGAGACTTAGTGGCCAAATGCTACTATGCCAAACGCAAATTGGTGTGGGAGGTTTTAGATAATGGATTGAAGAGCAAAATTGAAGTTCAGTGGTCTGACATTACAGGACTGAAAGCAAACATCCCTGAAAGAGGGCCTGCTTCTCTGCACGTTGAG ATATCAAGAACTCCTCTATTTTTCAGGGAGACGAATCCACAACCTCGAAAACATACACTTTGGCAGTCCACCTCAGACTTCACAATGGGGCAAGCTAGCATTTGCCG CCGTCACCTTGTCCAATTCTCTGAAGGTGTGTTGAATCGACACTTTGAAAAATTGATACAGTGTGATCCACGCTTGAAAATTCTCAGCGAGAACACCATACCTTTTTCTGGTTCTCCTTTCTTTGAGGGCCAGAACTTTATGCTCGACATGCATAGACATCATCAGTATCTCTACCCAGGGAATATTTCGACTTCAATGGCACTTGGCAGCTTGCCAAATGAGATGTTAGTTCCCTTTAATCATTCTATTAGTCCAATTGTGAAGCAACATAACTTTCATCTCATTGAACAATCAGATGACAGAGAATCTACAGGAGTGCAGCCATTTTCTCCAAATTCAG AAGACACTCGAAGACATGCTGGCTACAAGAAAGCAGGTATGTCAATGATATTTGACCAAAGCATTTTGTACGGAGATAGACAAATTTCTACAACCATGCCCCATTCTGCTGCTAATGTGGAATCTTCCAGTATGGTGTCATGTTCCAATCTTCCACAGTGCAAGGTACCTGGTGGTCAAGTCCCTCTGACTACAGCTAATGCTACTTTGTCTGAACAAAACTTTCTACAGAGGTTATCCAATCATTTATTTGAAGAAACAATACCTGAAAATCTTCAAGCCACTGGCCAAAGAAAAGAATTTCCTGGCAAATTTACTCAAGTTGCAGAGGAAAGGGTTCAAGATAAAAAGTTATTATCTGGAAGTGCATCACAGCTGATTAGAATGACTGATACTCATATTCATGACTCATCTGTGAGCACATACACTCTTAGTTTTCCTGAGAATTCAAGCTTCCTCTACCCTGTAAAGGAAGAAGTTAAAATTAGTGAATCGCCATTCATGCCTGTGAAAATGGAAACTTCCATTTCCTCAGACCTAAATAGTATTATGTTCTCTCCTTCAGGAAACTCGCTTCTTCATGGAGGACGACCAGATATGAGAAGACAAATTTCTTTCCGTGATTCTCTGGATAGCCCTCAGGTTCCCCATTTATAA
- the LOC131040027 gene encoding uncharacterized protein LOC131040027 isoform X3, whose product MKSFVHDMEMPQKTFCASTSFNFLEPKEEHFWVRTGDYRDGPQFKRLKSVSQISLQSEPATAELTSNSKACSLNHKNQVSSMVTSACLMPTTALPQSSSSVHDSRPLGLCLRKSQSLVDLIQHNLNQNDQSSVLEQDLEENTKTKGAGAADSQQDKLKASNFPACYLKIGKWECSSVYEGDLVAKCYYAKRKLVWEVLDNGLKSKIEVQWSDITGLKANIPERGPASLHVEISRTPLFFRETNPQPRKHTLWQSTSDFTMGQASICRRHLVQFSEGVLNRHFEKLIQCDPRLKILSENTIPFSGSPFFEGQNFMLDMHRHHQYLYPGNISTSMALGSLPNEMLVPFNHSISPIVKQHNFHLIEQSDDRESTGVQPFSPNSDTRRHAGYKKAGMSMIFDQSILYGDRQISTTMPHSAANVESSSMVSCSNLPQCKVPGGQVPLTTANATLSEQNFLQRLSNHLFEETIPENLQATGQRKEFPGKFTQVAEERVQDKKLLSGSASQLIRMTDTHIHDSSVSTYTLSFPENSSFLYPVKEEVKISESPFMPVKMETSISSDLNSIMFSPSGNSLLHGGRPDMRRQISFRDSLDSPQVPHL is encoded by the exons atatctttacaatcAGAACCAGCAACTGCAGAGTTGACATCTAATTCTAAAGCATGTAGTTTGAATCACAAGAATCAAGTCAGTTCAATGGTTACAAGTGCATGTCTAATGCCTACGACTGCATTGCCCCAGTCTTCTAGTTCAGTACATGACTCAAGGCCCCTAGGCTTATGTCTGAGGAAAAGTCAGTCATTGGTTGACCTAATACAACATAATCTAAACCAAAATGACCAATCTTCAGTTCTTGAGCAAGATTTGGAGGAGAACACAAAGACCAAAGGAGCAGGAGCTGCTGACAGTCAACAGGACAAACTCAAGGCTTCAAATTTTCCTGCATGTTATCTAAAGATTGGGAAGTGGGAG TGCTCTTCTGTATATGAAGGAGACTTAGTGGCCAAATGCTACTATGCCAAACGCAAATTGGTGTGGGAGGTTTTAGATAATGGATTGAAGAGCAAAATTGAAGTTCAGTGGTCTGACATTACAGGACTGAAAGCAAACATCCCTGAAAGAGGGCCTGCTTCTCTGCACGTTGAG ATATCAAGAACTCCTCTATTTTTCAGGGAGACGAATCCACAACCTCGAAAACATACACTTTGGCAGTCCACCTCAGACTTCACAATGGGGCAAGCTAGCATTTGCCG CCGTCACCTTGTCCAATTCTCTGAAGGTGTGTTGAATCGACACTTTGAAAAATTGATACAGTGTGATCCACGCTTGAAAATTCTCAGCGAGAACACCATACCTTTTTCTGGTTCTCCTTTCTTTGAGGGCCAGAACTTTATGCTCGACATGCATAGACATCATCAGTATCTCTACCCAGGGAATATTTCGACTTCAATGGCACTTGGCAGCTTGCCAAATGAGATGTTAGTTCCCTTTAATCATTCTATTAGTCCAATTGTGAAGCAACATAACTTTCATCTCATTGAACAATCAGATGACAGAGAATCTACAGGAGTGCAGCCATTTTCTCCAAATTCAG ACACTCGAAGACATGCTGGCTACAAGAAAGCAGGTATGTCAATGATATTTGACCAAAGCATTTTGTACGGAGATAGACAAATTTCTACAACCATGCCCCATTCTGCTGCTAATGTGGAATCTTCCAGTATGGTGTCATGTTCCAATCTTCCACAGTGCAAGGTACCTGGTGGTCAAGTCCCTCTGACTACAGCTAATGCTACTTTGTCTGAACAAAACTTTCTACAGAGGTTATCCAATCATTTATTTGAAGAAACAATACCTGAAAATCTTCAAGCCACTGGCCAAAGAAAAGAATTTCCTGGCAAATTTACTCAAGTTGCAGAGGAAAGGGTTCAAGATAAAAAGTTATTATCTGGAAGTGCATCACAGCTGATTAGAATGACTGATACTCATATTCATGACTCATCTGTGAGCACATACACTCTTAGTTTTCCTGAGAATTCAAGCTTCCTCTACCCTGTAAAGGAAGAAGTTAAAATTAGTGAATCGCCATTCATGCCTGTGAAAATGGAAACTTCCATTTCCTCAGACCTAAATAGTATTATGTTCTCTCCTTCAGGAAACTCGCTTCTTCATGGAGGACGACCAGATATGAGAAGACAAATTTCTTTCCGTGATTCTCTGGATAGCCCTCAGGTTCCCCATTTATAA
- the LOC131040027 gene encoding uncharacterized protein LOC131040027 isoform X5, giving the protein MKSFVHDMEMPQKTFCASTSFNFLEPKEEHFWVRTGDYRDGPQFKRLKSVSQISLQSEPATAELTSNSKACSLNHKNQVSSMVTSACLMPTTALPQSSSSVHDSRPLGLCLRKSQSLVDLIQHNLNQNDQSSVLEQDLEENTKTKGAGAADSQQDKLKASNFPACYLKIGKWECSSVYEGDLVAKCYYAKRKLVWEVLDNGLKSKIEVQWSDITGLKANIPERGPASLHVEISRTPLFFRETNPQPRKHTLWQSTSDFTMGQASICRRHLVQFSEGVLNRHFEKLIQCDPRLKILSENTIPFSGSPFFEGQNFMLDMHRHHQYLYPGNISTSMALGSLPNEMLVPFNHSISPIVKQHNFHLIEQSDDRESTGVQPFSPNSVMDSRANDESSNSDTEELYAEDTRRHAGYKKAGMSMIFDQSILYGDRQISTTMPHSAANVESSSMVSCSNLPQCKVPGGQVPLTTANATLSEQNFLQRLSNHLFEETIPENLQATGQRKEFPGKFTQVAEERVQDKKLLSGSASQLIRMTDTHIHDSSETRFFMEDDQI; this is encoded by the exons atatctttacaatcAGAACCAGCAACTGCAGAGTTGACATCTAATTCTAAAGCATGTAGTTTGAATCACAAGAATCAAGTCAGTTCAATGGTTACAAGTGCATGTCTAATGCCTACGACTGCATTGCCCCAGTCTTCTAGTTCAGTACATGACTCAAGGCCCCTAGGCTTATGTCTGAGGAAAAGTCAGTCATTGGTTGACCTAATACAACATAATCTAAACCAAAATGACCAATCTTCAGTTCTTGAGCAAGATTTGGAGGAGAACACAAAGACCAAAGGAGCAGGAGCTGCTGACAGTCAACAGGACAAACTCAAGGCTTCAAATTTTCCTGCATGTTATCTAAAGATTGGGAAGTGGGAG TGCTCTTCTGTATATGAAGGAGACTTAGTGGCCAAATGCTACTATGCCAAACGCAAATTGGTGTGGGAGGTTTTAGATAATGGATTGAAGAGCAAAATTGAAGTTCAGTGGTCTGACATTACAGGACTGAAAGCAAACATCCCTGAAAGAGGGCCTGCTTCTCTGCACGTTGAG ATATCAAGAACTCCTCTATTTTTCAGGGAGACGAATCCACAACCTCGAAAACATACACTTTGGCAGTCCACCTCAGACTTCACAATGGGGCAAGCTAGCATTTGCCG CCGTCACCTTGTCCAATTCTCTGAAGGTGTGTTGAATCGACACTTTGAAAAATTGATACAGTGTGATCCACGCTTGAAAATTCTCAGCGAGAACACCATACCTTTTTCTGGTTCTCCTTTCTTTGAGGGCCAGAACTTTATGCTCGACATGCATAGACATCATCAGTATCTCTACCCAGGGAATATTTCGACTTCAATGGCACTTGGCAGCTTGCCAAATGAGATGTTAGTTCCCTTTAATCATTCTATTAGTCCAATTGTGAAGCAACATAACTTTCATCTCATTGAACAATCAGATGACAGAGAATCTACAGGAGTGCAGCCATTTTCTCCAAATTCAG TGATGGACTCCAGAGCCAATGACGAAAGTAGTAATAGTGACACAGAGGAGTTGTATGCAGAAGACACTCGAAGACATGCTGGCTACAAGAAAGCAGGTATGTCAATGATATTTGACCAAAGCATTTTGTACGGAGATAGACAAATTTCTACAACCATGCCCCATTCTGCTGCTAATGTGGAATCTTCCAGTATGGTGTCATGTTCCAATCTTCCACAGTGCAAGGTACCTGGTGGTCAAGTCCCTCTGACTACAGCTAATGCTACTTTGTCTGAACAAAACTTTCTACAGAGGTTATCCAATCATTTATTTGAAGAAACAATACCTGAAAATCTTCAAGCCACTGGCCAAAGAAAAGAATTTCCTGGCAAATTTACTCAAGTTGCAGAGGAAAGGGTTCAAGATAAAAAGTTATTATCTGGAAGTGCATCACAGCTGATTAGAATGACTGATACTCATATTCATGACTCATCT GAAACTCGCTTCTTCATGGAGGACGACCAGATATGA
- the LOC131040027 gene encoding uncharacterized protein LOC131040027 isoform X6, which translates to MVTSACLMPTTALPQSSSSVHDSRPLGLCLRKSQSLVDLIQHNLNQNDQSSVLEQDLEENTKTKGAGAADSQQDKLKASNFPACYLKIGKWECSSVYEGDLVAKCYYAKRKLVWEVLDNGLKSKIEVQWSDITGLKANIPERGPASLHVEISRTPLFFRETNPQPRKHTLWQSTSDFTMGQASICRRHLVQFSEGVLNRHFEKLIQCDPRLKILSENTIPFSGSPFFEGQNFMLDMHRHHQYLYPGNISTSMALGSLPNEMLVPFNHSISPIVKQHNFHLIEQSDDRESTGVQPFSPNSVMDSRANDESSNSDTEELYAEDTRRHAGYKKAGMSMIFDQSILYGDRQISTTMPHSAANVESSSMVSCSNLPQCKVPGGQVPLTTANATLSEQNFLQRLSNHLFEETIPENLQATGQRKEFPGKFTQVAEERVQDKKLLSGSASQLIRMTDTHIHDSSVSTYTLSFPENSSFLYPVKEEVKISESPFMPVKMETSISSDLNSIMFSPSGNSLLHGGRPDMRRQISFRDSLDSPQVPHL; encoded by the exons ATGGTTACAAGTGCATGTCTAATGCCTACGACTGCATTGCCCCAGTCTTCTAGTTCAGTACATGACTCAAGGCCCCTAGGCTTATGTCTGAGGAAAAGTCAGTCATTGGTTGACCTAATACAACATAATCTAAACCAAAATGACCAATCTTCAGTTCTTGAGCAAGATTTGGAGGAGAACACAAAGACCAAAGGAGCAGGAGCTGCTGACAGTCAACAGGACAAACTCAAGGCTTCAAATTTTCCTGCATGTTATCTAAAGATTGGGAAGTGGGAG TGCTCTTCTGTATATGAAGGAGACTTAGTGGCCAAATGCTACTATGCCAAACGCAAATTGGTGTGGGAGGTTTTAGATAATGGATTGAAGAGCAAAATTGAAGTTCAGTGGTCTGACATTACAGGACTGAAAGCAAACATCCCTGAAAGAGGGCCTGCTTCTCTGCACGTTGAG ATATCAAGAACTCCTCTATTTTTCAGGGAGACGAATCCACAACCTCGAAAACATACACTTTGGCAGTCCACCTCAGACTTCACAATGGGGCAAGCTAGCATTTGCCG CCGTCACCTTGTCCAATTCTCTGAAGGTGTGTTGAATCGACACTTTGAAAAATTGATACAGTGTGATCCACGCTTGAAAATTCTCAGCGAGAACACCATACCTTTTTCTGGTTCTCCTTTCTTTGAGGGCCAGAACTTTATGCTCGACATGCATAGACATCATCAGTATCTCTACCCAGGGAATATTTCGACTTCAATGGCACTTGGCAGCTTGCCAAATGAGATGTTAGTTCCCTTTAATCATTCTATTAGTCCAATTGTGAAGCAACATAACTTTCATCTCATTGAACAATCAGATGACAGAGAATCTACAGGAGTGCAGCCATTTTCTCCAAATTCAG TGATGGACTCCAGAGCCAATGACGAAAGTAGTAATAGTGACACAGAGGAGTTGTATGCAGAAGACACTCGAAGACATGCTGGCTACAAGAAAGCAGGTATGTCAATGATATTTGACCAAAGCATTTTGTACGGAGATAGACAAATTTCTACAACCATGCCCCATTCTGCTGCTAATGTGGAATCTTCCAGTATGGTGTCATGTTCCAATCTTCCACAGTGCAAGGTACCTGGTGGTCAAGTCCCTCTGACTACAGCTAATGCTACTTTGTCTGAACAAAACTTTCTACAGAGGTTATCCAATCATTTATTTGAAGAAACAATACCTGAAAATCTTCAAGCCACTGGCCAAAGAAAAGAATTTCCTGGCAAATTTACTCAAGTTGCAGAGGAAAGGGTTCAAGATAAAAAGTTATTATCTGGAAGTGCATCACAGCTGATTAGAATGACTGATACTCATATTCATGACTCATCTGTGAGCACATACACTCTTAGTTTTCCTGAGAATTCAAGCTTCCTCTACCCTGTAAAGGAAGAAGTTAAAATTAGTGAATCGCCATTCATGCCTGTGAAAATGGAAACTTCCATTTCCTCAGACCTAAATAGTATTATGTTCTCTCCTTCAGGAAACTCGCTTCTTCATGGAGGACGACCAGATATGAGAAGACAAATTTCTTTCCGTGATTCTCTGGATAGCCCTCAGGTTCCCCATTTATAA